One window of the Microplitis demolitor isolate Queensland-Clemson2020A chromosome 10, iyMicDemo2.1a, whole genome shotgun sequence genome contains the following:
- the LOC103569162 gene encoding uncharacterized protein LOC103569162, whose translation MNLKLFIGFMILLTISDVNGCGKRHSRSHRGGGFSRLFRSSDSSGHSSSSGHYGSSGSSGYHVSSSSSGYYESSGSSNHYGSSGSSDDRSSGLSSHDGSSRLFENDSPSSFQTTTKKMSHIIPVVHSHPYHHTAYSHGSSNQVSEQVESTTSSVTNEPIDQNNANYPSFDLSPSLSDPTADMLKILKQLTDEDKSAELRKNLTSSSSITRSTMNIPESENHKLKTKDKIEPTQSNLTTTSLESDDVLNAMKKVINAIGLDLKFNNQLV comes from the exons atgaatttaaaattatttattggattTATGATTTTGTTAACAATTTCAG ATGTCAATGGTTGTGGAAAACGTCATAGCAGAAGTCACAGGGGTGGAGGCTTTAGTCGTTTATTCCGTTCATCAGATTCTTCAG gaCACTCGAGTTCATCTGGACATTATGGATCATCTGGGTCATCCGGATATCATGTATCTTCTAGCTCATCAGGTTATTATGAATCCTCTGGATCTTCTAATCATTATGGATCATCAGGATCATCTGACGACAGATCATCAGGATTATCTAGTCATGATGGATCGTCTAgattatttgaaaatgataGTCCTAGTAGCTTTCAAACTACTACCAAAAAAATGTCTCATATAATTCCTGTTGTTCATTCCCATCCTTATCATCATACTGCATATTCTCATGGTTCATCGAACCAAGTGAGTGAACAAGTCGAATCAACTACATCATCAGTAACGAACGAACCAATAGATCAGAACAACGCGAATTATCCCTCGTTTGACTTATCACCATCATTATCTGATCCTACAGCTGACATGCTAAAAATCCTAAAACAATTAACTGATGAAGATAAGTCTGCTGAGTTAAGAAAGAATTTGACATCCTCTTCATCAATAACACGATCTACAATGAATATTCCTGAATCcgaaaatcataaattaaaaacaaaagataAAATTGAGCCGACTCAATCAAACCTCACGACAACATCACTTGAATCTGATGATGTTCTCAACGCTATGAAAAAAGTCATCAATGCAATTGGTTtggatttgaaatttaataaccaGTTAGTTTAG